CAGTTACGAACTGTAAGGAAAAAGCTCCAGAAATATCGCCTGGTATTGCCCTTGAACTCCTCAATCATTTTAGAGAGTTACACATAACTGAAGCATGTGTAAGTAGCTAccatgataaataaataattaggcTATTATACTCGTCTCGTACTatcttaacaattatttttactatcATACTATGTATTGAACTGAATATATTTCAATTGTAGCATCTGTTAAAATAGTAATActattcatttttcagtggatttcatattatattattgccgTACCGTCAAACCGGCTAACTTGGGACagttttcaactttgacttaAAATTCAGTTCCATTATcattttaatagtttatttctGCTGTGCTCAAAACTTAGGTCTTTAATAATACTTCAAATATATACactcaatttcattattattctaacCTGTTCTGAAAAAAAATATGGTGTCCCAAGTTACCCGCAGAGGTTGGGTAACTTGGGACACCAATATGATTTGCCTAAACTGAGACAATTTGAGTGGTAGAAGGCTAGCTTGGgacattcaattttgaataatatgtttcatattcataataaaaataccttaactgtaaaataattgaataattgataaaataaatgtgTGTAATAATTGAGTGTTCACAATGATTAGAATGAAAGAAGTTATTAAAGGCTCAATTTCTAGGTTAGAGATAGTAGATTGTTATGACTGTTAAAAAAGTACCTATCTTAGCTGTTGATCAGTTGTTCAAAACGTTAttagatattttcaatgatgtGTTCCCAACAAATCCACAATGCCAGAAGTCTGAATGAATTGCACAGACAGCTGGTAATTTGGAATTGGAGGGAAGGGGTTAAACTGTCCCAAGTTAGACTACTGTCCCAAGTTAGACGGTTTTACGGTAGTGTATTAAGTAGGCTATTATACAGAGTGCCCCACGAAATGTGTAACAGATGAAAAGCATAGATTTCACATGAAATTCGCAACAAAAACTGTACAGTAAAATTTCTCTTACCTACCTTAgttttcaatatgaataaatttttctatattcttgaaaaacatcaaaaactaattctaaggatatggttggaaagaggaagtaaattccaataagattcatattatttcttccttttaagtttttttttacttttaatGAGCGCTCAACgttgaaaaagtaaattcgttGAATTCAAAGCCAAACTTCGAACAGTTTAGACCCTCATAAAAGTTCAAAAAGGTCAAGggaacaaattatattaatttaattggaaatttcttcctttTTCCAACCATTTCCTTAGTATTAGTTTTCGACTGATAGATTTCtagttattgaaatttttcaaaaaaaaatgaaaaatcaatatatctCGAAACCTAAGGTCCTTATAAACAAATTTAGTACACATTTTTTGTTGTAAAttccatgtagaatctatgATCTTCGGCTTTTACACCTTTTGTTGGACACTGTATATTCCAGTGCATCATTCTTTGATTAACagctatattttttatttcctcaGCTAAGAAAGACAGAAGGATACGCGAGTCAGTCGGAATGCTTCAATCGCCCATCAGCAGACAATGtacaaatgaatttgaatgacATTGAGAACCAAATCAAGCATTACGAGGATAAACTGATCACACAAGTGATTAGAGATAAAAGAGCTCTAAAAGTTCACTCAAACTCGACTGATGacttgaaataatcaaattattttgtgtCAATAATTTCTGATACTATTCtgcaatcaaataataatttctctcttTTACTTCAGTgacccagaataacgggaacttttaaaaacgcaaTAAAGCAAAAGTAAGatgggcaaaaatgattttatttgaactaatttgaagttcaagacttgccatttgagaattattgataacatctatcactttttgacaattaattcattaagatggcttcctcctgaacgaatacattgttcaaatctgtgttgacgattcctcattgatcgccgCAATATCTTATCTAGGATATTGctgatttcattttttcacgttttgacaacttgaccaataactgtggttgaattaTAACAGGCAATTCAGAATGCTGCGAGtgctgcacgaatacactctttaaatctgtgttgagattcctgaacgtttgctgcaacatttcagctgggatattgttaatttaattCTGAATTTTCTGTTAtaattcaaccacagttattggtcaaattgTGAAAACgtgaaaaaatgaaatcagCAATATCCCAGATGAGAtattgcagcgatcaatgaggaatcgtcagcACAGATTTGAACaatgtattcgttcaggagaaAGCCATCTTaatgaagtaattgtcaaaaagtgatagttGTTGTTAATAATTCTTAAATAGCAAGCCTTGAACTTcacattaatttgaataaaatgtttgCCCTATCCACTAAtattttatggcgtttttaaaagttcccgatATTCTGGGTCATCCCGTATAATATCAGAGTAAATAACTGTTATCTAAAGAATTCGCAGATCTTCCTTCAGAATCTCTTCATAATTAGAATAAATGAGACTGGATGTATTATGTAAGCTTATTCAAAGTtgaaatgaatttaatgaaaaagttgtaaatgaatgaatttattctcataaaatttgtaaactgtaaatcatatttttataaaattgagtCTCCTAATCAAGATAAAAATTGCAGCAACGCCATTGACTTTATAGCATGAATCTCACTATTGGAGGTCAACCTTTTTTATCAAAGTTGTCCAGTACTTCAGAAACATTGAACGAAAAATCCTGTTTTCGGAGTTTCTTTAAATCTCCTAACTATACCTGCTAACGGGACCAATGTAATAAAGGGAGGATAAGGGTAACCGTctactggaaccgtattcaaccgatccgttcggccgttggatcggacgaatctgccagccgttaattcggccgaatatcgtcatccattggaaccgtttacgtcagtctagttcagaagttggctggttgccaattattgaatgacCTACTAttatagccaccaaaatttctcaaaaacaatgattatattgagattttgaaaatcaaacaaacaaatatccactaaattagttattcattacaataatatttcaccttcagatcctatttgttcagcaatctttgtccacagattcctaTGAACATCACGAcaatgatatcttttgtctcgcatatcccacaatggaacatgctcttgagcCAAACCCATCAACtattcattgtccatagttaccaCGGTATATaaaagaagacggtaggtgtcacgcgcatgtttgtgcttaatttccggtgtagctgacgttatttcatatccaatcatctgttttcaacaaataagtttcatgaATTGCCAATAtgtgttaaaaacctcggttggtggcgatgacgcaatctagctggctggccactgcgcacacatttcatgacccctaccgttttcatctaaataccgtgatagttactacaactttataaaacagaacaacttcaaaaaccaaaaacaaacaagactgtgaatcaattttaggttaggaacactttgttttctcagctcgactagttagttcggccggatagaccCGGGAAATCCCATTCAAATCGGATCAGAAAATTGATCGGCCGTGCACGGctgtatgaacctgttgcaatggatgagcatctattcctttctttgttgggagatcgttcggtcgcgttcggtagttttcggccgatgctagttcggacgaaaacggttctagtagACGGCTCACCTAAATGGCTATAATCaattaaaacaacaaatttcaacTGCATctcttaataaatatatattttcaacactttacaaaaacaACGCACCAATTTCCTTGGTCGTAATAGACTTTTTCAACCTTAATTTCAGGCACAAACGAGCACAATTCCTCCAATTCTCCCTCTTTGAAAACATGATAATATCTAAAGAAAGTCTCCTTTTTATTAGTCCAAGGCACTAGAATATCATCATGCTTGAACTGAGTCCTATTATTATGTACAGGTAATGAAAATTCACTAACTTTGTCGTTTTCACAAGATTTACTATtagcttttttcaaattttcttcagCACACTTGTTTTGCACAGTATGACAATGTTTTGAAGATCCACCATCCACACTCacattttctttcttcctctcctccttcacTTCACCAACAATCTCCTCACTCTTGTTCagcttcttctcctcctttatGATTTTCTTCTTCCTATCCTCCATCATCTCctctttatttctcttcttctcaatgtccttcttcctctccctcttcaCTCCGCCAATAATCTCCTCATTCTTTCATCCCCCTCCACCTTCCCAaccacctcctcatccttcttgcCCTCCTCCATCCTTCTCTCCTTCACTTTCCCAACTAACTCtctatttttctcctcctccacctcaaaCTTGCCAATCTcctcctgcttctccttcttcatcatcactttttccttcttccttttctccttcaaCAAATATTCCTTCTTCCCCTGCTTCATTCCCTTAACAACAttttcattctcctcctcctcctccacctcaacCTTCCCAACCTCCACCATCACTCCCCCAGCAATCCCTccattcttctcctcttcatcctcctctttcACTacattttccttcttcctcttaaCCATAACTTCcccaacctcctcctccttcccaaCCTCTCTCTTCACCTCCTCACCCTCCTTTACCCCCTCCCCCCTCAAATACTTGCTCTGCACATTCCCCCTCTGCTGATCTTTGGCCCACACATACACCAGACCCCTTCCCCCCACCCTCAACACACGCGCCATCTCTCGTACGGCCTCCACACGTCGGTCGCGTGTCGCCAGATGGTGAATGACTGCGATGCAGATAAGGCCGTCCACACACCGGTCAAGTAGCGGCAAGCGCAGGCAGTCACACTGGACAGATTCGAAGCCGCCGCGCTGTCGACACTCGGCAAGTAGACCGTCACTTCTGTCGCTGCCTAactgaaaattaattcatagaaAACCAGATTAGTTATTGAATAAGTATACAAACCaaataatagaaacaataatagataataaaagaataatagaataaataatagtaatcTATAATAGTATAAAGaaaaaattggcttatacatgatgtacggtataggaaattcatgaatgacacagcatcacgtctgaactactcaactgattcaacttgaaattctgcacatagattcttaatttaccaaagGATGGTTATAGTCTATTTTCATTTCTTAAAAATTCCAGTACGTAGTACGTCAAGTTTCCaattcatcaagttttcaagtttGCTTCCAGTTTGCTATAATTTACTTGAGAGTGGTAATAGATAAAAAAGTGTATTCAACAGTTTCatccttcatcttcttattgTTCTTCTATGTCTTCTACTCCTTCAtctaaattttcatttataaaatactccttcattcaaaatttttagtttagtcattagttttgaagtggaaattggactttttgaagtgaaagtgaaatcttaaccttattcttttttgaaacttttatttgtcaaagtttgggagaagacagttttgggctatgcctgttgtcttctcccaatcatattatatttattataattatgatctgtaattgccaatgaaataaataaatattaaatatctataatctatactatatatAAAGGCAGGAATAGGTTTATAGTacataaatacaaatataaatctcagtacgcttttgaattattttgtcacagcATGTTTcgaacattcatgccatttt
Above is a window of Nilaparvata lugens isolate BPH chromosome 4, ASM1435652v1, whole genome shotgun sequence DNA encoding:
- the LOC120350987 gene encoding alkylated DNA repair protein alkB homolog 8-like; the protein is MMEDRKKKIIKEEKKLNKSEEIVGEVKEERKKENVSVDGGSSKHCHTVQNKCAEENLKKANSKSCENDKVSEFSLPVHNNRTQFKHDDILVPWTNKKETFFRYYHVFKEGELEELCSFVPEIKVEKVYYDQGNWCVVFVKC